ATGAGTCTGGCAGAGTTTCTGTTCCACTTTTATTCTGGGACAGGAAATGGAAACACAGGAAGCGGATGGATGATATGGGAAAGCCTCCCAAAGACATagccactgccccccacccccgcccactgtttctctctcaatctctggGGCCTCCCATTGTTCCAGTTATCACTGGTTTTTCTTGCCACTCTTGAGCTGCTAAGACTGCCAGAGTCTGACCAGCTAGCTGTTTTTAACTTTGCCTCAGGGTAGATGGTCTCAGCTTCTAATTGGGATCTTCCTTAGCTGGAAACCTGGTGTGTGGGTGGCCTTCCAAAAGGGTGATGACGGAAGCATCTCTCATGAACCCTGAGTCCCACATGACGAAGATCAGGGGTAGGAGAAGCCCCTCGCCCCTTGGCTTAATAACTTTTCTTTAGGGATTCCAGGTAAACTGTGGTCATTTCCACTTCCAAGAAGCATCGTTTCTGGGGGCACACTTTAACATCTCTGAAACCCACGTGTATCTTGGGATCGATCAGCACTGTCCTAGGTTTGATGAAATACACCATGAAAGTATCAGGAAAAAGTGGGGGTACTTGTCTCATTGGGTTTTTACCTGTTTCATCTTGGCTGCCCCAAGGTTAGAAGGCTTGCGCTGGTGCTGTCGGGGCAGCTAGAACGTGAGCATAAGCCTCTCAGTTCTTCCCCTTCACGCACGTCTTCTCATCCTTGTCAGCACAGGAAGGCCGCTAGCATTTCCTACCTCCATAtgtgtaagaaaatgaaaaatctttgctGTGTGGGCTTTGCCGTCACTGAGTCACAAGGCAGCAACGTCGGGTGGAGAGTTTGCCAGGATGGAGGCTCCACCCACACTCTGGGTTGAACCATACCCTGGCTCTGAACTCTACCTGGAAACCTGAAAGGGAACCTCCCACCTTACAAGTAGGTCAGGGCtgtgttttttcctctcctaACCAAGCAAGCTAATCCAATATTTCCTGgctgtcctctgcccctccctccagggcGGCCCAGTTGAAATCCTTCCGTTCCTCTACCTTGGAAGTGCCTACCATGCATCCAAGTGCGAGTTCCTCGCCAACCTGCACATCACGGCCCTGCTGAATGTCTCACGGCGGATTTCCGAGTCCTGCCCTACCCACCTACACTACAAATGGCTCCCCGTGGAAGACAGCCACACAGCCGACATTAGCTCCCACTTTCAAGAAGCAATAGACTTCATTGGTAGGTTCAGTCATTCGCCCTCAGTCTTTTGGGGAGCCCCATAGGGGCACCTGCTCTCTGTTCTGAGGTACTGATGGAGGCTCCCTTTGCCAAGAAGAAAAGTGTCTCGTATGTGCAACCGCCAAGAGTTGGAGCCAGGAAGGGATGCAGCCAccaaagaggcagaggggaggatTCGAGCTGCTATTAATAGGAGCTTTAATTTGcaagataaatgaattaatatagtTTTATGGCGATACTCAGTGCCGCTCTTGTTATTTTTCCTAGCTGGGCGGGAAGCAGAGTGTGTCCGTGCAGAACACACCACGCCAGGGaagcaagggaaggaaagaacGATCCTCACTGTGCTCCTACATAGGCTGGGGCATTTTTAGAAAGCAAACAGAAGGATTGAGAGAGCATTACTTACACACCGAGCCCCGAGGGCCCTGGCAGCTTTTCACAGCTTTTGGCAGACTGCTTTAGGGGcaatttgttttgcattttcagcTAATTTTGGATTAAAGATAGTGTTTGATCACGCTCCATGCTCCGTGCACAGGAAAGTCGGCATCTTCTATACGTCGTGTTAGGCAGTTACCATTTACTCCCCTGGGCAGGCCTGGAAACCTCTGGCCTCTCTGCCTGGAAAGGGCTCTGGGTCTTGGGTTTCCACCTTTTCAGCATAGGCTGGATTGTTCCCTCCTTTGACAGCTTCCCTTTTCCCCACTTCTCTGCCTCACCAGGGAGGctgacttttttctgtttcagatttGCAGGCACTGCTCCCCAGCCTTGTGGCcttgtcttctttccctttcacATGCGTAGTTGTTGAAGTGGATATGTGATTTTCCTTATCTTGTGTTGAGGGCTTTTGGAGGGGGAAAGGCAGGTGTTGGGCATGGCAATAACTATTTAGGGCAGGTAGCAATTAAGAGGACCCCCTTCAGCCACATGGCAATAACTATTTAGGGCAGGTAGCAATTAAGAGGACCCccctgtgctcatcacatgtGGTTTCTTCTCTATAGGAAACCCACTGGGAAAGTCGCCAGAGGCAGAAGGCTGAGCCTGTCCTGGTCCTCTGAGCCTCTGGGCTGAGATGATTCCTTTGGATCTCTGAGAGGCAGCCCAAATGATAGGTTCAGAATGGGAAACCCTTGATGCTGTCTCCCTGACCCTGGGAATGCCTTGCCCTTCTCTGCCTGTTATTTAATTACCTAGATAGCTACTCAGTGAGGTCATGAAACCCGCCCCCATCCATTTCTCAGaagcctccctccccatcctgtgTATTATGTACACAACCGCACAAACCCACGGCCTTTTGAAAGCACAGGATGCTTTTCCCCAGACTCCTTGCCCTGCTGGTGAAAGGGGGACTGAGCCCATACCATGCACTTGACCCCTTCCCAGGGGAGGGCCCTGGGAGGGCCACATGGTAGACAAGCCCTGAGGGATAGAGTAGAAGCAACAGACTCCGGGCCCTTTGCTCTCTTGGACGTGGCACTGGGCAATTAAAAGCTAGTCTACGAGGAGCAAAGGAAAATCAGAGTCATGACCCTACAATCCTAAGGGTTGGGGTCCCCTTTGAACTAATTTACaggaactttttttcttttgagtcagACTGAATTGGGGGTACTCTAATGAGCTACACTGAGTGTGTCCTTTGGGACTTTTGTTCTGTTGGGGAAACTCTGGGGTTCCTCCCTGACTCCTCAGAAACTGGATCTTTTAGATGATACAGattcatttgcaaacatcttgaACTGGAGGAGGGAGTTAGGTAAGGGAGCTGACTTTATTTGCCCTTCAAAATCTTAAGTGTTTTTGCACACTGCGGCCTTACATAGTACCAGGTACATCAGACTTCCTGTGTTGTCATGTTGTAATTGTTTCCTcactagcaagagagggaattgGAAAGactgtttttttgtggtttttgattgatgtgtatatatgtgtgtaaccTTTTGCCCCTCATTTTTAACTGTTGTAGTTCTTTCGGGGGGAGGAGTGGAACAGAAAAGGAGGGCACCCCCTTGTCATATTGAGCTAAAGAATGCTAACTGCTGGTGGTAGCTTTATAGCAGCGACTCCTGTTGCTGTGCAAGATGGGGTTTGCGAAAGCCGTTTATATCCTCTGGTCTAGTGAGCGTCACTTAGCCAGGGCTATAATTAGTGGCTGTGCACTATTTCTCGTATGTTTGGTGGTGGGAACCCTGGGAGCTGAGCCAGGCATCCCGCCCTGGCACAGCCAGACAGGGTGCCCATGGAGGCTGGCCGGCCTCTAGCAGGAGACAGGGGCTAGGTCCTCCCCATGAGAATCAGATACCAAGAGGCAGGAATTGCTTTTCTGAGTCAGTCTTTGAACCTGGGACCCTCTCAGAAAAATGTACCTACCCAATAAATTTGCACACAATGTCAAGGATTTTCCAgtgccctctctcttttttttttttttttaaagattttatttatttattcgacagagatagagacagccagcgagagagggaacacaagcagggggagtgggagaggaagaagcaggctcatagtggagggagcctgatgtgggactcgatcccataacgccgggatcactccctgagccgaaggcagacgcttaaccgctgtgccacccaggcgcccctccagtgcCCTCTTAAAACCCATCCGTGGAACCCAAGTTAGCATGGCATCTCCAGGAAAGGATTATCACCCCAGGTCTAGCACCTTTGGGGGCAGAGTCTGTGCGAGTATCCTGGAGAACAGGAAAGCACCTCTGAATATTAGAAAGGCCCTACTTGGGGGGATAGACATTGAGGGGACCCCCTAAGCTCTGTCCTTGCCAGTGGGCATTAGAGACTGGCGGGGGGGATCCTCAGCTCTTGGACAGATGTGACATTTTGATGACTAGGTCACTTTTGTGTTTAATTCTTGTATCTTGGCATTGCCTTTGGGTTCCAGTCCCAACTCATCCTCactgccttttcttccttccagattGTGTCAGGGAAAAGGGAGGCAAGGTCCTGGTCCACTGTGAGGCTGGGATCTCCCGTTCGCCCACCATCTGCATGGCTTACCTCATGAAGGCCAAGCAGTTCCGCCTGAAGGACGCCTTCGATTACATCAAGCAGCGGAGGGGCGTGGTCTCGCCCAACTTCGGCTTCATGGGCCAGCTCTTACAGTATGAGTCTGCGATCCTGCCTTCCACGccccaggctccctcctgccAAGGGGAGGCAGCCAGCTCTTCATTCATAGCACATTTGCAGACACTGAGCCCCGACCTGCAGGGTTCCTACTGCACCTTCCCTACCTCGGTGCTGGCCCCCGTGCCCACCCACTCGACAGTCTCAGAGCTCGGCAGGAGCCCCATGGCCACAGCCACATCCTGCTAAAACCAGGATGGGGGATCCGGCCCACCCCCAAGAACAGCTgtgattctgcttttttaaacTCGTGGACATTTCATACCTGTGCAATACTGAAAACCTCACTCTGTCCCGCTGCCCCAGTGGGACCGTGAGCGGTCACCAGGCTTGCAAACGAACTTCACGCTGACAGCGGGGATCGGTTTTGGGGACCGAAGGAAGGCCAAGCCATGATGAGAGCACAGCGTGTGCCGACTACTGTACTTCCAGACCCCCTGCCCTCTCAGGACCGCCCAGGCCCTGCACCTCCAAGCTCGCCTTTTCATTTCAAGCTTAAGGCAATAAATACCCACAGCAACGTGGGAGAGAGCAATTGCTAGATGGGGAGAAAAGGCAGTGACAAAGCCAATTTGTTTTGAAGGAAGCACAATTTccaccttactttttttttttaacttcggCAGTCTCCCTTATCTGTCTGTTGCTTCAGGGCATAAGCTGGTCACCACCCAGTCAGGAAAGTAACCCCTCCAGGGCTTGGAGGGATGCCATCTAGACACTGATTTGAACCCTCCCATGTTTCCGAGACTTCCTCTTGGGTCCAGGGTGGAGGCAGATGGTTGAAGCAGCGAGACGTCAACCTATGTGGGTGTCCTTTCCACTGTGGGTTCTTCCCTGACTTTGGACTTCGCATGGTTTCTTATTCATACTTGAACCTTTCTTGTCGCCCCTCTCCTCAAAGCATCTCTTGTGTCATTTGAG
The DNA window shown above is from Ailuropoda melanoleuca isolate Jingjing chromosome 6, ASM200744v2, whole genome shotgun sequence and carries:
- the DUSP5 gene encoding LOW QUALITY PROTEIN: dual specificity protein phosphatase 5 (The sequence of the model RefSeq protein was modified relative to this genomic sequence to represent the inferred CDS: deleted 1 base in 1 codon); amino-acid sequence: MKVTSLDGRQLRKMLRKEAAARCVVLDCRPYLAFAASSVRGSLNVNLNSVVLRRARGGAVSARYVLPDEAARARLLQEGGGGVAAVVVLDQGSRHWQKLREESAARVVLTSLLACLPAGPRVYFLKGGYETFYSEYPECCVDVQPISQEKVEAEKALVSQCGKPVLSVSYGPAYDQGGPVEILPFLYLGSAYHASKCEFLANLHITALLNVSRRISESCPTHLHYKWLPVEDSHTADISSHFQEAIDFIDCVREKGGKVLVHCEAGISRSPTICMAYLMKAKQFRLKDAFDYIKQRRGVVSPNFGFMGQLLQYESAILPSTPQAPSCQGEAASSSFIAHLQTLSPDLQGSYCTFPTSVLAPVPTHSTVSELGRSPMATATSC